GCTCAGCACGAGCGCATCGGCCACCCGTGGATCGGCCACGGATACTCGGGCAAGCGATGCCGACGTTTCGATGAGCATCGATTTTCCGATCGTGACGGACACCCGTTCGACAGGTCGTGTTTCCCACTCAGCAGCCGAGCAAGGTTGCGCCGAGATTACAGCGAAGGCGCCCCAGAGGATCAGTTTCCACCAGCTCACCTGTTGATTCCGCACGCCACCCATTGTCTCTGTCACATACCTTTCTCTGCCTATCGAGCAGCTAAAACTTTACTTCCGTCCGTGAAGCGCCCCGGATTACTTCCACCGACACTGTCGGCGGACGGATCGCTGCGTCGGCGATGGAACCGTCCTGAACCGGTGCCGCCGCCACAGTGTTGCCTTCCCGGTCGCCGGTTGACGTGCGCGCGGGAGTCCGGGTTTCATCCGGCCTGTTGAGGCCGGTGCTGTCGGGGGACGCGAGCGCGCCTCCCGCTTCCGCACCAGTCGCCACCGCTGCTTGACTATGCACATAGGGCTGAAGCCGAGGCAGTGTACCCACAGTTGTCGACGCGTCTGCCGTCGGCTCGGCGCTCGATGCGTGAGCCTGCTCCCTCGCGCTCGCGCGGATCATTCGATCGGAGGGCCGGTCACGAACGATTCTTCGTTGTCGCGACACAGTCTCAGACGTCCTCTGTGGGTCTGACCTCTGGGCCTCGAAGAGCGATGACACGGTCGCACCCGGTGTCGTGACGGTCGTCGCGCTGCGCGGGTTTCTGAGCGCCAGATGCACTTTTCCTTCCATTGATGCGAGTGACAGCCGCTCCGCCTCGTGGGGAGTCACCTCCAGCGTGACGACGGTCGGCGGTGTACGCGAGACCTTCTGGCCTGAGAGAAGCGACTCATCTTCTTTGGCAGAAGACGAATCAAATCCGGTCGACAACACGGTAATGTCGCCTAACACCAGCTTCGTGGCTGACTCGCCGCCGTTCAGCACTCGAGACATGGTGGTCAGAACGTCCACGTGGTCGCCTGATTTCAGGATCCCTCCGACTGCCGTGACATCATCCACTTTGATGGCCATGGCGCGTTTCTCGGGATGGGTGATGGCCGCGATGCCGCCGGTCGTGACGTCGGTCGGCGCGAGTTTCGAGACAAGAATAGGTTCTTGCGAGGCAAGCGGCGTCAACAGTACGCGACCGATCAGTTCATCGTCCGACGGGAAGGTCCCATCAGGGACGCTCTCGGAGGGAAAAGACACCACACGGACGGCATCACCGGACAACACGGTTCCCCAGGGAAGCGCGTGGGCAGCCACGGCGACGGACGTCATTCGATTGTTCGCGCTGAGTTCGGTTCGCGTCTCAT
This DNA window, taken from Fimbriimonadaceae bacterium, encodes the following:
- the cpaB gene encoding Flp pilus assembly protein CpaB, whose product is MALTSRQRALLVIGLGGTIGAVSSLLAYGYVQQLLDETRTELSANNRMTSVAVAAHALPWGTVLSGDAVRVVSFPSESVPDGTFPSDDELIGRVLLTPLASQEPILVSKLAPTDVTTGGIAAITHPEKRAMAIKVDDVTAVGGILKSGDHVDVLTTMSRVLNGGESATKLVLGDITVLSTGFDSSSAKEDESLLSGQKVSRTPPTVVTLEVTPHEAERLSLASMEGKVHLALRNPRSATTVTTPGATVSSLFEAQRSDPQRTSETVSRQRRIVRDRPSDRMIRASAREQAHASSAEPTADASTTVGTLPRLQPYVHSQAAVATGAEAGGALASPDSTGLNRPDETRTPARTSTGDREGNTVAAAPVQDGSIADAAIRPPTVSVEVIRGASRTEVKF